From a region of the Tamandua tetradactyla isolate mTamTet1 chromosome 10, mTamTet1.pri, whole genome shotgun sequence genome:
- the CBR1 gene encoding carbonyl reductase [NADPH] 1 gives MSSYSRVALVTGANKGIGFAIARDLCRQFSGDVVLTARDAARGRAAVQQLQAEGLSPRFHQLDIDDLQSIRALRDFLRKEYGGLDVLVNNAGIAFKTVDPTPFHIQAEVTLKTNFFGTQAVCKELLPLIKPQGRVVNVSSVVSVRALKACSQELQQKFRSETITEEELVELMNKFVEDTKTGVYQKEGWPNTAYGVSKIGVTVLSRIYARELNQQRRSDKILLNACCPGWVRTDMAGPKATKSPEEGAETPVYLALLPPDAEGPHGQFVSEKKVEQW, from the exons ATGTCGTCCTACAGCCGCGTGGCGCTGGTGACCGGGGCCAACAAGGGCATCGGCTTCGCCATCGCGCGCGACCTGTGCCGGCAGTTCTCGGGGGACGTGGTGCTGACGGCGCGGGACGCGGCGCGGGGCCGGGCGGCCGTGCAGCAGCTGCAGGCCGAGGGCCTGAGCCCGCGCTTCCACCAGCTGGACATCGACGACCTGCAGAGCATCCGCGCCCTGCGCGACTTCCTCCGCAAAGAGTACGGGGGACTCGACGTGCTGGTCAACAACGCGGGCATCGCCTTCAAGA CTGTTGACCCTACACCCTTTCATATTCAAGCAGAGGTGACactaaaaacaaacttttttggTACCCAAGCTGTGTGCAAGGAGCTACTGCCCCTGATAAAGCCCCAAG GCAGAGTGGTGAATGTGTCTAGCGTTGTTAGTGTCAGAGCTCTTAAAGCCTGCAGCCAAGAGCTGCAGCAGAAGTTTCGAAGTGAGACCATCACGGAGGAGGAGCTGGTGGAGCTGATGAACAAGTTTGTGGAAGATACAAAGACTGGAGTGTACCAGAAGGAGGGCTGGCCCAATACTGCATATGGAGTCTCGAAGATTGGTGTCACAGTGCTGTCCAGAATCTATGCCAGGGAACTGAACCAGCAGAGAAGAAGCGACAAGATCCTCCTGAATGCCTGCTGCCCAGGGTGGGTGAGAACCGACATGGCAGGGCCCAAGGCCACTAAAAGTCCCGAAGAAGGAGCGGAGACCCCAGTGTACTTGGCCCTTCTGCCCCCAGATGCAGAAGGGCCTCATGGACAGTTTGTCTCAGAGAAAAAAGTGGAACAGTGGTGA